In Desulfatibacillum aliphaticivorans DSM 15576, the sequence TTCCCGCATTGCGGTTTTTCTTGCACCTGATGGAAAAAAACAGGCCGTCCTCATAAAATGCGCAGCTAACGGTATACTCCGATTCCTCCAGGCTGTGAAACAAGTCCGCCATTTCCGCCACGTGGTCCGGGGTGTTGACCCTGCCCAGGTAGACCAGGCCCACCCTGGCGCTTTCGGAAAAGGACGCAGAAGCCCGGTAAAGGGTCTTAAAGAAGTCGATGTTCCTGGGAGGGTGTTCTATCTGGGCCAGCAAGCGGTGCTCTATGAGTTCAAAGAGCCTCCGGTATGCCACCAGGTCTTCGGGCAAAACGTCCATGGCCATGTCCTGAGTGTCGGTTTTTATGCCGTAAAACAGGGCGGTGGCCAATTTAAGGGAAAGGGGGCATTGGGCGGCGAACAGATAGTGGGCGACCAGGGTGGAGGTGGCGCCTATCTGGGTGTGCACCTCCTTAAAACAGGAGTCGGGCAGAAAATCCGCCTCGCCGTGGTGGTCGAACACGGCGTGGACCTTGACGTCCTCCGGAAGCGACACGTTCCCCCCGCCCGGAAGGGAGTCCACCATAATGATCTTATCAAAGCCCTGCAGGTCGATCAGGGCGAAGGGGGTTGTCTTGATGTCCAGCAACTGCATCATCATCCGGTTTTCGGCCCTGCCCACAAAGCCGCCATGGGTGATTTCCCAACGGTCAACCCCCCAATAAGTCAGGAGATTTCCCAGGCCGAACCCGGAGGCCAGGCAATCCGGATCAGGATAGTCGTGAACCGCAATAAGAACAGACCTGGCAGGCAGAATATGCTGCTTAAAGGCCTCAACCCTAGCTGTGAAATCCTGCAACCCGTCCATTTTTTCTTCCTTTTTCCTTGATTTTTCGCCGATTGAGGAGTTAGATCATAGAATCTTAAAAACTGCAAGGTATGGAGGGGGTATAGCTCGTAAGTTTTTCATTATAAGCGGAAGGATCGTCGGCGAAAACCCCGCCTTGGGGGAGCCGCGCCAGGGCCCGCCTTCAACCATCCCTTGTTTTTTTCGGATTTGAACAGACAAATCGTTACCCCCCACAACGTAATTTCCATTGCGCCGGGCCAGGTTCGCCCGGGCGCATGGGGCCGGCGCCGCCGGTCCGGGATTCAAAAAAAGGAAGAGGTGCGCTGTGGATATCAATGGAAAAAAAATCATTTTGACCGGGGCTTCCTCGGGCATTGGCCTGGATCTTCTTCAACGTCTGACCCGCTTTGACTGCAAAATCATAGCCGTGGCGAGAACCATCGAAAAAGTGGATTTCGACCACCCCAACGTCGTAAAATTTCCGTGCGATATTTCCGATCCGGAAAAAATGGACGAACTCTTTGACTTCGCCCTCGAGCAATGGGGCAATATTGACATTTACATAGCCAATGCAGGCTTCGCCTACTATGAGCGGATCAACAACCCCGACTGGAAGCACATAGAAAAAATCTACCAGACCAATGTGTTTTCCAGCTTTTACGCGGCGGAAAAAATGAAGGAAATCAACAAGGACCGCCCATTCAGGGTGGTGGTGACGGCCAGCGCCATGAGCTTTTTGTCGCTGCCCGGCTATTCCTTGTACTCCTCCACCAAGGCCGCTATCCGGGGCTTTGCAACGGCCTACCGGTTTGAGCTTGCAAAGGATCAAAAGATTCAGTTGGTATTCCCCATTGCCACCAGGACCAGCTTTTTCAAGGAGGCGGGGTCGGGCACGCCCGTGCCCTGGCCGAGCCAGGAGCCGGAAAAGGTTTCGGCCGCCATCGTCCGGGGAATCCAAAAAGACAAGGACTCGATTTTTCCATCGTCCTTGTTCAACAGCATACGGATAGCCAATGGATACCTGCCTTTTTTGTATCCGTTCATTGCCTGGTTCGAGGCCCAAAAACTGTACAAATGGGAGTCGAGCCAAAAATAGCGGCCGTCCCGGCTAATAATGCACCATGGCCTCGTACCCTTCCCGGGCCAGCTCCGGGCTGATGAACGGTGATTCGGCCTTGGACAATACCTTGCCGGCGAAATGGGAGGCGTAAATGGTTGCGCCATCCATGGCGGGATCGGGCCAGCATTTATGGGCGTTGCGCATAATATTGGTCAGCCTGTCCACGTGGACGCGGGTCAACTCCGGGCCGCGATAAATCAGGAAGGTGACCGCCTTTTCGCGGACCATGCGGTCGTCGTCGGACAGGGCGGTGATGATGGGGTCCAAGGCGCAAGGGCTGTCAATGCCGCCCAAAGCGTCGATGACGGCCAGCCGCACGTCCCTGTCGCGCATGGTGCTCATTTCGGTCAGGTGCTGTAAGGCCATGTCGCCCAATTTTGACATGGACCGGATCGCCGCCAGGGTCTTTTGCTTCTTTGCAGCGGCTGCGTCGGCGGACGCAGCCGCCTTTTTCTTGGGCTGGACCGCCTGCGTTTGGACCTGCTCGACCGGTTTGGGCGCCGGGGCCTGGACCTGCGCCTGGGGCTCCTCAAGCCGGGCTCCGGCCTTGGGTTCCGTTTGCTGGACCGTTGCGCAGCCCCATAGGGCCGCCAAAACCGCTGACATAAGGCATAAGCTGACAAACCGGACTGTTTCTTTCACGGACTCCTCCTGCATGCAGTTGGGTATATTTTTTCAAACTATACATCATGCATTTTTGTGTACAAGAAAAAAAATGTTCCGGGCGGTCAATTGAGGCTTGGACTTGTTGGCGAATCGGTTCCCGTGCTATCATGGACGCTGAAAATCACGCCCGATAAAATGAAAGGAGCAGCCATGCACTCCCGTTTGTTCTCCGGATTGAAAATAGGAAGCCTGGAGCTGGACAACCGCGTTGTCATGCCCCCCATGTACGTGGGATACGCCAAGGAAACCGGCGAGGTCTCCCAGATGGTCCTGGACCATTACTCCCTCATGGCCCAAAGCGGGGCCGCTATGATCGTGGTGGAAAGCACCTCCATAGACCACCCCATGGCCGGAGGAGGCGCCAGAACCCTCCGGGCCGACGACGACTGCTTTTTGGACGGTCTGGAAAAGCTGGCCGAGGCCATCAAGTCCCAAGGCGCCGTCGCCGCCATCCAGCTAAACCATGCGGGCCGATTTTCCGTAGTGACCAATCCCTTGTCGCCCACCAATATAGATACTTTCGGCTTGGGCCGCACCTACAAGGAGATGGACAAGGACGACATAGCCCATGTGGGGGACAAGTTCGCCGAAGCGGCCGTCAGGGCGAAAAAAGCGGGGTTTGACGTGGTGGAGCTTCATGGCGCCACGGGCTACCTTCTCTCTCAGTTCATATCCCCCTGGGTAAACCGGAGAACCGACGAGTACGGCGGCTCCCTGGACAACCGCATGCGCTTCGGCCTGGAGATCCTGAAAAAGGTCCGGGACGCCGTGGGCGACATGCCCGTGGGCTTTCGCTTTATGGCTCACGAATGGCTGCCCGAAGGCCTGGAGTTGGTGGACTCCCTGCCCTACGCCCGGGCTCTGGAAAAGGCGGGCGCGGCCTATTTGTCGGTTTCCGGCGGCTCCTGGGAATCCTTCATGGTTCCCGAAGTGCTGATCAAATCCATCCAGCCCTGCTATATGGTGGATCTGGCCGCGGCCGTGAAAAAGGAAGTGGAGATCCCGGTGATCGCGGCGGGCCGCATCCAGGAAGGCGCCGTTGCAGAGCGGATTCTGCTGGAAGGCAAGGCCGACCTCATAGGCCTTGCCCGACCTTTGTGGGCGGATCCCGGCTGGCTGGAAAAAGTTCGCCATGACCGGGAGGACGAAATCATCCCATGCAGCCCCTCCTGCGGAGACACCTGCATGCAGCTTGTCATGAGCTTCAAGCCGGCCTACTGCACCCAATGGTCCAAGGAAAAACGAGCGGAGTGGAAGGCGAAGTTTGAATAAATATGTGGAACAATTAGTATGACATGGGAACATAAGTTTCTTGTCGGGTTGCTTCGCATATGATTTCAATACTATATGTTATCTCTGATAGATCCGACGCCTATGATTCTTAATATCATGTGAAATTCATGAGTGATTGACGGATGTCGGTAAAATGCATCTAATGTTATTGTCAATCTCGGGAACTGGAGACAGCCCATGGAAAGGAATAAACTTCGAAATGTTGTAAGACTCTGCCTCTACTGCCTTCGACATATGGCCTATTATAGAGCTGGCTGGAGCGGAGGATCTCTTATAATCGAAACTCAATTCTGGAAGGGTGTGAATGGTAATTTCATTGATATTTGCGTTATAGAATGGTGCAAACTATTTGGCGACCTGAGGGGTAAACATTGCTGGAGAAAAGTTGTCTCAGATCCAAATTCCTTTCTTGATGGATTATTACAGAATTTGGAACTGACAGAGGACGCATTTGAAGATTATATTAAGGAGATGAAAATCTATCGAGACAAGTATGTGGCCCATCTGGATTCATTTGAAAAAGTTCAAATACCTAAACTGGATTTTGCAAAAAAAAGCGTTCTGTATTTGTACAACTATTTACTTGTAGAAGAAGATCAAGGCCAGTATTTTCATGACGCCCCCAAAGATGTATCCCAGTTTTATGAGAAGGCGTTTAAAGAAGGGCTATCAGTATATCAAGAGAATGCATAAGAGGTTTAAGGGGACATCTCATGCACTCTCGAAACATCCCCAAAAATCATGTCGGGTCGCTTCGCGTTGAAGCAAAGGAATTCACAGTAACCCGGACGGGGAAAGCGCACCCGAAAATTTAATTCAGCATCGGGCTCCGCGTGACCCAACCTACAAAACCACCAAAAATTCAAGTTGTTATGTAGATACCGTCACGCGAAGCGGTGTATTTGAAATTGATTACCTAAAAGGTTTTTCCGCCGCATCCGCATTTAAAAGATGAGGAGTCTGGGCGCAGCGACCCGACATTCTTAGTATGAGACCAAGGAAATCCTTTTTTCAGGCAATGGAAACACAGCCTGTTCGTGCTGGTTGTCAGGCGTTAAAAGCTATGCGACCGAACAACGTGTCGCTTTGCGACCCAGGCAGGATACTGCTCTGCCTGGGCTACCCGTTACCCGTCGTCCGCGGAAAGCACGGAAGGCGCGGAAATATTCCATTCCGTGGGTTCCGTGTTTTCCGTGGTTTGAAAAAAGAAGAAGTTGAGACGCCGGATTCCCGATAAAGACACTCGGGAATGACGGGCGGGAGGTCTCTGGATTCCTGATAGAAACGTTCAGGAGTGACGAGCGGGAGGTTCTTGATGGAAATGCCGGATATGGCGCCGGCCTATAAAGAAAAAAAGCCCGTTTCGCTTTGTCGTGCGAAACGGGCTTTTTTGTATACTAGTCCGCCGGACCTTAATGGACCCGGCCTCGGAATTCGTCCATGGAGCTGGTGACCCCCAAATGAACCGCCAGAAAATCGATCACGGCGGTGGGGAGGACGCGCAAAAGAGGAATGGTATGGGTGAAAGGAGGCATTTTAAGCATGGTCTTGCCTTTTTTCACGGC encodes:
- a CDS encoding DHH family phosphoesterase gives rise to the protein MDGLQDFTARVEAFKQHILPARSVLIAVHDYPDPDCLASGFGLGNLLTYWGVDRWEITHGGFVGRAENRMMMQLLDIKTTPFALIDLQGFDKIIMVDSLPGGGNVSLPEDVKVHAVFDHHGEADFLPDSCFKEVHTQIGATSTLVAHYLFAAQCPLSLKLATALFYGIKTDTQDMAMDVLPEDLVAYRRLFELIEHRLLAQIEHPPRNIDFFKTLYRASASFSESARVGLVYLGRVNTPDHVAEMADLFHSLEESEYTVSCAFYEDGLFFSIRCKKNRNAGTLAKKIAGAFGCSGGGHERAGAGRISVSKEQEEEKLCAFRKVVRKHLGIEGSQIIPLVDRKL
- a CDS encoding SDR family NAD(P)-dependent oxidoreductase → MDINGKKIILTGASSGIGLDLLQRLTRFDCKIIAVARTIEKVDFDHPNVVKFPCDISDPEKMDELFDFALEQWGNIDIYIANAGFAYYERINNPDWKHIEKIYQTNVFSSFYAAEKMKEINKDRPFRVVVTASAMSFLSLPGYSLYSSTKAAIRGFATAYRFELAKDQKIQLVFPIATRTSFFKEAGSGTPVPWPSQEPEKVSAAIVRGIQKDKDSIFPSSLFNSIRIANGYLPFLYPFIAWFEAQKLYKWESSQK
- a CDS encoding NADH:flavin oxidoreductase, which encodes MLSWTLKITPDKMKGAAMHSRLFSGLKIGSLELDNRVVMPPMYVGYAKETGEVSQMVLDHYSLMAQSGAAMIVVESTSIDHPMAGGGARTLRADDDCFLDGLEKLAEAIKSQGAVAAIQLNHAGRFSVVTNPLSPTNIDTFGLGRTYKEMDKDDIAHVGDKFAEAAVRAKKAGFDVVELHGATGYLLSQFISPWVNRRTDEYGGSLDNRMRFGLEILKKVRDAVGDMPVGFRFMAHEWLPEGLELVDSLPYARALEKAGAAYLSVSGGSWESFMVPEVLIKSIQPCYMVDLAAAVKKEVEIPVIAAGRIQEGAVAERILLEGKADLIGLARPLWADPGWLEKVRHDREDEIIPCSPSCGDTCMQLVMSFKPAYCTQWSKEKRAEWKAKFE
- a CDS encoding HEAT repeat domain-containing protein; this encodes MKETVRFVSLCLMSAVLAALWGCATVQQTEPKAGARLEEPQAQVQAPAPKPVEQVQTQAVQPKKKAAASADAAAAKKQKTLAAIRSMSKLGDMALQHLTEMSTMRDRDVRLAVIDALGGIDSPCALDPIITALSDDDRMVREKAVTFLIYRGPELTRVHVDRLTNIMRNAHKCWPDPAMDGATIYASHFAGKVLSKAESPFISPELAREGYEAMVHY